Below is a genomic region from Nitrospirota bacterium.
GACTCGGAAGAAGAACGTTCGATACGCGTTCGACCGCTCTTCCATAATACTCGGAATCCGCGAGTAGTCGTAGGTGAAGAGGCTGAACCCTTCGGAGCGAAAGCTCAGGGACTTGCCGCCCACGTCAAACGGAAACGAGCTGTCCAGCGAGATGATGAGGACGCGCCGCGTCTTCCCTTCTTGCAATCTTTTCAGAGCCACCATCAACACGGATTCGGCGCCCGAGTTGTCCGACAGCCCGCCGTCGCCCGCGTGCCAATACGGGTCTTGATCACCCACGCGAAACGTGATCGGACCGATCACGGGCGGGAAGGACATGGACGCGGCCACGGCGGCGGCCACTTTGATCGAGCAGACATCGAGATGGAGGTCGCCGGGGGTCCGGGACTGCAGGGTTTCCCACCGGGTTTGGAGCAGGCGTTGAACCTCCTCATCCAGTTCCCCTTGTCCCGGAGAGCGCTCCAACTCGCGGACAAAGTCATATCGGAGCGCCTCGGGATCGAGCGTGGTGACCACGAAGCGGCGTGCGTCGTTATAAAGCGTGGTGTTGACGAGCAGATAGGGACTGTCGCCTTGCGCTTCCCGGCGCGCCAGCGCGGCGAAATTCGCGTCGCCGAGATACTTTTCATTCATAATCTCGGCCAGTGAGCGCGCGGTCCAGGCCGGATTGAACCAGCGAAGTCGGAAAATTTGCCGCCGCAGCAGCGGACCTTCGTAGTCCTGCGCCATCGCATC
It encodes:
- a CDS encoding patatin-like phospholipase family protein; translation: MSRIARLLRLQIVFVALLASGCVTSPVYRVAPTPQQAECVRPARAPDGDVLIGLSVSGGGSRAALFAAGGLEALSRLQVGPDHRSLLDQVSYISSVSGGSMASAYYVLKKPSHATRVLTANGEISKEYQRFFAGFKDAMAQDYEGPLLRRQIFRLRWFNPAWTARSLAEIMNEKYLGDANFAALARREAQGDSPYLLVNTTLYNDARRFVVTTLDPEALRYDFVRELERSPGQGELDEEVQRLLQTRWETLQSRTPGDLHLDVCSIKVAAAVAASMSFPPVIGPITFRVGDQDPYWHAGDGGLSDNSGAESVLMVALKRLQEGKTRRVLIISLDSSFPFDVGGKSLSFRSEGFSLFTYDYSRIPSIMEERSNAYRTFFFRVAQREGLLPDERTLTVVVLRHTDAVWKEDLSDLPESCREEKVNWKSPKDVGEHLAGIVTRLWLKSTCDRDLVVTAAAKVVAQNESKIGEFLEPR